One Thermicanus aegyptius DSM 12793 DNA segment encodes these proteins:
- a CDS encoding lytic transglycosylase domain-containing protein gives MKAYLWKPALLLLLFLLMFTFQSQGIWRWMYPIYYPGEVRQAAEKYRINPNLIIAIIQTESRFLHGRNSAKGAVGLMQLMKETADWIVDQGGFENRKKDFLNDPKVNIELGSWYLRYLLNLYGGNLVLTIAAYNAGPGTVSNWLQMGIWNGEYATISRIPYGETRHYIQRVLYIFERYEQTYNQNFWDSVEYK, from the coding sequence ATGAAAGCATATCTATGGAAACCGGCCCTTCTTCTTCTCCTCTTCCTCCTTATGTTCACTTTTCAATCCCAGGGAATCTGGAGATGGATGTATCCCATTTATTATCCGGGAGAGGTTAGGCAGGCCGCCGAAAAATATCGGATCAATCCCAATTTGATCATCGCCATCATCCAGACGGAAAGCCGGTTCCTCCATGGGAGAAATTCTGCAAAAGGGGCGGTCGGCCTTATGCAATTGATGAAGGAGACGGCCGATTGGATCGTGGATCAGGGAGGATTTGAGAATAGGAAAAAGGATTTTCTCAACGATCCTAAGGTAAACATTGAATTGGGAAGTTGGTATCTACGATACCTCCTGAACCTTTATGGTGGAAATCTGGTGCTTACCATAGCCGCTTATAACGCGGGTCCAGGAACTGTTTCCAATTGGCTTCAAATGGGCATCTGGAATGGAGAATATGCCACCATTAGCCGAATTCCTTATGGGGAAACACGTCATTATATCCAACGGGTTCTCTATATCTTTGAACGGTACGAACAGACCTATAATCAAAATTTTTGGGACAGCGTAGAGTACAAGTAA
- the mutM gene encoding DNA-formamidopyrimidine glycosylase, with the protein MPELPEVETIRRILRERIVGETIQGVDLSLPRLIRTPSEIEEFRQILTGLTFQDVTRRGKYLLFHLSPFLLISHLRMEGKYSLHPMDDPVEKHTHLIFRLTSGKELRYQDVRQFGTFDLIPEGEIERIPGLARLGIEPLTPAFTLDAFKELLMLPSKRSIKAFLLDQKKVAGLGNIYADEALFHAGIDPERPIRDLTAEEIEKLYTSIEDVIQKGIQAGGATVRTYRNSDGEMGYFQLQISVYGREGKPCPSCGSPIVKKVVAGRGTHYCPGCQK; encoded by the coding sequence ATGCCGGAATTGCCGGAAGTGGAAACCATAAGAAGAATTTTAAGAGAAAGAATTGTAGGGGAAACCATTCAAGGGGTGGATCTATCCCTGCCAAGGTTGATTCGCACGCCCTCCGAAATCGAGGAGTTTCGTCAAATCCTCACCGGATTAACCTTTCAAGATGTAACCCGAAGAGGGAAATATCTTCTCTTTCACCTTTCTCCTTTCCTGCTCATCTCCCACTTGCGCATGGAGGGAAAATATTCATTGCACCCTATGGATGATCCGGTGGAGAAGCATACCCACCTCATCTTTCGTTTAACCTCCGGAAAGGAATTGCGTTATCAAGATGTCCGCCAATTCGGCACGTTTGACTTAATTCCGGAAGGAGAGATCGAGAGGATACCGGGGTTAGCCCGATTGGGAATCGAACCCCTCACCCCTGCCTTTACCCTGGATGCTTTTAAGGAATTGCTCATGTTGCCATCGAAGAGAAGCATTAAGGCTTTTCTTCTCGACCAAAAGAAGGTGGCGGGGCTTGGAAATATCTATGCCGATGAAGCCCTCTTTCATGCGGGGATTGACCCGGAACGTCCGATTCGAGATCTAACGGCAGAAGAGATCGAGAAGCTCTACACAAGTATTGAAGATGTGATTCAAAAGGGGATTCAAGCCGGCGGAGCTACGGTTCGTACCTATCGGAACTCGGACGGAGAGATGGGGTATTTTCAGCTGCAGATCTCTGTTTACGGGCGAGAAGGAAAACCCTGCCCATCCTGTGGCAGCCCTATTGTAAAGAAAGTGGTGGCCGGCAGGGGGACTCACTATTGTCCCGGTTGTCAGAAATAA
- a CDS encoding phosphate ABC transporter substrate-binding protein, whose amino-acid sequence MQNWKKGFMFVVVMVLAFSLIVGCGSGNQTQGGTTTDNNQPADNAQTTIEGSITAVGSSALQPLVEKAAQDFMAKNPKAKIQVQGGGSGTGLSQVAQGGADIGNSDIFAEEKSGIPADQLVDHKVAVVGMAAVANPDVGVDNLTTQQLVDIFTGKITNWKEVGGKDQAITLVNRPASSGTRATFKKYALGGVEEAKGIEEDSSGTVRKIIAETPGAIGYLAFSYLDGSVKPLKLDGVEPTKENVVTNDYKVWAYEHMYTKGEPQGLAKAFLEYILSDEVQKGAVVDGGYIPVTDMKVERDAQGNVTQK is encoded by the coding sequence ATGCAAAATTGGAAAAAAGGCTTCATGTTTGTTGTTGTTATGGTATTAGCATTCTCCCTAATCGTTGGTTGTGGTTCCGGGAATCAGACACAAGGCGGAACCACCACGGATAACAACCAACCGGCCGACAATGCTCAAACGACCATCGAAGGTTCCATCACCGCTGTGGGTTCATCCGCACTTCAACCCCTCGTTGAAAAAGCGGCCCAAGATTTCATGGCGAAAAATCCCAAGGCGAAGATTCAAGTGCAAGGCGGCGGCAGCGGGACCGGGCTTTCCCAAGTCGCTCAGGGGGGAGCCGACATTGGGAACTCCGATATCTTCGCTGAAGAAAAGAGCGGAATTCCTGCCGATCAGTTGGTAGATCACAAGGTAGCCGTTGTAGGGATGGCGGCTGTGGCCAATCCGGATGTAGGCGTGGATAACCTGACCACCCAACAATTGGTGGATATCTTCACAGGAAAGATCACCAACTGGAAAGAGGTAGGAGGAAAAGACCAGGCCATTACCCTCGTAAATCGTCCGGCCAGCTCCGGTACGCGTGCTACGTTTAAGAAATATGCCCTTGGTGGTGTGGAAGAGGCGAAAGGGATTGAAGAAGATTCCTCCGGTACGGTTCGCAAAATTATCGCTGAAACCCCCGGCGCGATTGGGTACTTAGCCTTCTCATACCTGGATGGCTCCGTCAAACCGCTAAAATTGGATGGGGTAGAACCGACCAAAGAAAATGTGGTGACCAATGACTATAAGGTTTGGGCGTATGAGCATATGTATACCAAAGGTGAACCCCAGGGATTGGCGAAGGCCTTCTTAGAATATATCCTCTCCGATGAGGTGCAAAAGGGAGCTGTCGTCGATGGGGGGTATATTCCTGTAACCGATATGAAAGTGGAGCGGGATGCCCAAGGAAATGTGACACAAAAATAA
- the pstC gene encoding phosphate ABC transporter permease subunit PstC, with amino-acid sequence MEDKVQGIDLTKKRGSIVFFDKLGFSLTFISAIILIITTASIYIFVASKGFATFFVNGVNIIDFLTGTEWNPLRTAEEGGPLYGTFPFIFGSFAVTFMAALISAPLGIGAAVFMTEIAPSWGQKILQPVIELLVGIPSVVYGFIGLTLVVPFIRNYVGGLGFGLLAGTIVLAVMILPTITSISVDTLRAVPREMKEGSYALGATRWQTIYRILFRASIPGFITAVVFGMARAFGEALAVQMVLGNAPLIPKDLVSPASTITSIITINMGHTVSGSAENNVLWSLALLLLAMSALFIFVIRMIAKRRRFTS; translated from the coding sequence ATGGAAGATAAGGTACAGGGCATCGACCTTACCAAAAAACGGGGGAGCATCGTTTTTTTCGACAAATTGGGCTTTTCTCTCACCTTTATCAGCGCTATTATCCTGATCATCACCACCGCATCCATTTACATCTTTGTCGCCTCAAAAGGATTTGCCACGTTCTTCGTAAACGGTGTGAATATCATCGATTTTCTCACCGGAACGGAGTGGAATCCTCTCCGCACTGCGGAGGAAGGAGGTCCCCTCTACGGCACTTTTCCTTTTATCTTCGGATCTTTTGCCGTAACTTTCATGGCGGCGCTTATAAGCGCTCCGTTGGGAATTGGAGCGGCCGTTTTTATGACCGAGATTGCTCCATCCTGGGGACAGAAAATTTTACAACCTGTGATTGAATTACTCGTCGGGATCCCCTCCGTGGTTTATGGGTTTATCGGATTAACCTTGGTCGTCCCTTTTATCCGAAACTACGTGGGTGGATTGGGTTTCGGACTTTTGGCGGGAACCATCGTCCTAGCCGTCATGATTCTTCCTACCATCACTAGCATTTCCGTTGATACCCTTCGTGCCGTCCCCCGGGAGATGAAGGAGGGTTCTTACGCCCTGGGAGCGACACGCTGGCAAACCATCTACAGGATCCTCTTCCGCGCCAGCATCCCCGGTTTTATCACCGCCGTCGTCTTCGGCATGGCCCGGGCATTCGGAGAGGCTTTGGCGGTACAAATGGTATTAGGGAATGCGCCCCTCATTCCGAAGGATTTAGTCTCTCCAGCCTCAACCATCACCAGCATCATCACCATCAACATGGGACACACGGTGAGCGGATCTGCAGAGAATAACGTGCTCTGGTCCCTCGCGCTGCTTCTTTTGGCCATGTCGGCACTCTTTATCTTTGTCATCCGTATGATTGCCAAAAGGAGGAGGTTTACCTCATGA
- a CDS encoding glyceraldehyde-3-phosphate dehydrogenase, giving the protein MTKLAINGFGRIGRMVFRRLAGEENFEVVAINASYPPETLAHLLKYDSVHGTLAADVETGEDWISVNGKKTKIIGERNPAFLPWKEFGVEIVVEATGKFNHREGASLHLEAGAEKVILTAPGKDEDVTIVMGVNEGMYNPKIHRIISNASCTTNALAPVVKVIHETFGIHSGMMTTVHSYTNDQRNLDNPHKDLRRARASGLSIIPTTTGAAKAIGKVLPELKGKLNGIALRVPTPNVSLVDLVAEVDREVTPEEVNEALRVASEGELKGILQVSFEPLVSSDYNGNSHSAIVDALSTMVLGKSVKIFAWYDNEWGYSCRVVDLLNYIDRFFRSPRQRTDEVYHLLQAGGESA; this is encoded by the coding sequence ATGACCAAATTGGCGATTAACGGATTTGGCCGCATTGGTCGCATGGTCTTTAGAAGGTTGGCTGGAGAAGAGAATTTTGAAGTGGTTGCCATCAATGCCAGCTATCCTCCTGAAACGTTGGCCCACCTGCTTAAATATGATTCCGTTCATGGCACTCTGGCTGCGGACGTGGAAACAGGGGAAGATTGGATTTCGGTAAACGGAAAAAAGACGAAAATCATCGGGGAACGAAATCCTGCCTTTCTCCCATGGAAAGAGTTTGGAGTGGAAATCGTGGTTGAGGCAACCGGGAAATTTAATCATCGGGAAGGTGCCTCTTTGCATTTGGAAGCGGGTGCGGAGAAAGTGATTCTTACGGCACCGGGAAAGGACGAGGATGTCACCATCGTCATGGGTGTTAACGAAGGGATGTATAACCCAAAAATTCACCGCATTATTTCCAACGCCTCCTGTACCACAAACGCCCTGGCTCCCGTAGTAAAGGTGATTCACGAAACGTTTGGAATCCACTCGGGGATGATGACGACGGTTCATTCCTATACCAATGACCAGAGGAACCTGGATAATCCCCATAAAGATCTGCGCAGGGCTCGAGCGAGCGGATTATCCATCATCCCAACCACTACAGGAGCTGCCAAAGCGATTGGAAAAGTACTTCCGGAATTAAAGGGAAAATTAAATGGGATCGCCCTGCGGGTTCCCACTCCCAATGTCTCTTTGGTCGATTTGGTGGCAGAAGTTGATCGCGAGGTGACTCCGGAAGAAGTGAATGAAGCCCTGCGCGTCGCTTCCGAAGGGGAGTTAAAAGGGATTTTGCAAGTGAGCTTTGAACCCCTCGTCTCCAGCGATTATAATGGGAATTCCCATTCCGCCATTGTGGATGCTTTATCCACCATGGTTTTAGGCAAGAGTGTGAAAATTTTCGCATGGTATGACAACGAGTGGGGCTATTCTTGCAGGGTCGTAGACTTGCTTAACTATATCGATCGCTTTTTTCGCTCTCCCCGGCAAAGAACGGACGAAGTTTATCACCTGTTGCAGGCTGGGGGAGAATCGGCTTAA
- the coaE gene encoding dephospho-CoA kinase (Dephospho-CoA kinase (CoaE) performs the final step in coenzyme A biosynthesis.): MGSENAMIIGLTGGIATGKSTVSALLASRGAYLIDSDQIARQVVERGEPAYEEIVKHFGKQVLLPDGQIDRKELGRIVFANPEERAILEKITHPHIFREIKKRIEVAKAEGKKLIFLDVPLLFETGLDRQVDLTLLIDTDERIQLERLIKRDQLSREEAERRIEAQMPMGEKRKKADYILSNRGSIKELEEEVERFLKWVEEKRG; encoded by the coding sequence ATGGGGAGCGAAAATGCGATGATCATTGGACTTACAGGGGGAATTGCTACCGGAAAGAGTACGGTATCTGCCCTGCTCGCCTCACGGGGGGCCTATCTCATCGACAGTGACCAGATTGCCAGGCAGGTGGTTGAGCGGGGAGAGCCTGCCTACGAGGAGATCGTCAAGCATTTTGGGAAGCAAGTCCTCCTTCCCGATGGACAGATCGACCGAAAAGAATTGGGTCGAATCGTCTTTGCTAATCCGGAAGAACGGGCAATCCTTGAAAAAATCACCCACCCCCATATTTTCAGGGAGATCAAAAAGAGGATTGAAGTGGCGAAGGCGGAAGGGAAAAAATTGATATTTCTCGATGTTCCGCTTCTCTTCGAAACAGGACTTGATCGGCAGGTGGATCTCACCCTCCTCATTGATACCGATGAGAGAATTCAGTTGGAAAGGCTCATCAAAAGAGACCAACTCTCTCGGGAAGAAGCAGAAAGAAGAATTGAAGCGCAAATGCCGATGGGGGAAAAGAGGAAGAAAGCCGACTATATCCTGTCGAATCGTGGGAGTATAAAGGAATTGGAAGAAGAAGTGGAAAGATTTTTAAAATGGGTGGAGGAAAAGAGAGGATGA